From the genome of Solidesulfovibrio carbinolicus, one region includes:
- the bamA gene encoding outer membrane protein assembly factor BamA, whose product MRGMKRIGLKGLLLAALLLAAAGQALAQSGKVLVVPFAVNAADALHSVQGSLPPILAEKLKALGVTAQAEGGKAAPDAAAARKLAGAARAEYVVFGSISKVGEGLSLDARVAKVGGGEPQAVFASAATVMGLDAAAAQLADKIKPLVAVSTAAGGGSDRIVEVDVEGNSILDKEVVILKVKSQVNQAYDPKTVNDDVKKLFDMGYFDDVQVRLDNVAGGKRLTFVVKEKPRIQAIGVTGNGDVKKDDILEAMSTKAGGVLNLKVLADDLGKIRELYSKKGYYKTEVTYELEQTDPRIARLNIVIKEPKKLYIKEVKIEGAKQISAGDLQDELATSTRHFWSWVTGSGVLKEEMLERDAAALESYYANRGFVDARVGQPEVIYGDDGITVIFRVEEGDRYKVGSVAFSGDLLFDQPKLMDRVKLDELSGKGEYFNRSVVRDDLNALAELYADDGYAFAEADVDMQKHADTKTIDITYMIAKGRKVYVRRVTIEGNDKTRDNVIRREVKLADGDMFSGSKLRRSNERLDKLEYFEKIDIETVPTDNPGEVDIKVKVKDKNTGSISLGAGYSTSDSVFFGGSVEEKNLFGKGYHAKFQGMFSGKSSRGILSFTNPYVYDTNLSVGADIYQVYRAYDDFKKSTSGAKLRFAYPLGEYTILSWDYRLDHYHIYHTNPWASSVITESAGWHWSSSVFASIDRDTVDSATKPTKGTKNTLSLEYAGGVVGGDDAFVKPMFTSNFFYPLPLDLVFHWRGQAGVLLPNAGGDIPVYERFYLGGINNVRGYELDKISPKDPWTGERIGGKAEFFTNFETIFPISKSNGLFGVAFFDAGNSWREYDQVCWDFYRAVGAGVRWYSPLGLIRVEYGYGLDADKHNLQPSQIGFSMGQTF is encoded by the coding sequence ATGCGCGGAATGAAACGAATCGGTCTTAAAGGGCTTTTGCTCGCCGCACTCTTGTTGGCGGCGGCGGGGCAGGCCCTGGCCCAGTCCGGCAAAGTGCTGGTCGTGCCTTTCGCGGTCAACGCTGCCGACGCCCTGCATTCCGTACAGGGAAGCCTGCCTCCGATTCTGGCTGAAAAGCTCAAGGCCCTGGGCGTCACCGCCCAGGCCGAGGGCGGCAAGGCCGCCCCGGACGCCGCAGCCGCCCGCAAGCTGGCCGGCGCGGCCCGGGCCGAATACGTCGTTTTCGGCAGCATTTCCAAGGTCGGCGAGGGGCTGAGCCTCGACGCCCGGGTGGCCAAGGTCGGGGGTGGGGAGCCCCAGGCCGTGTTCGCCTCGGCGGCGACGGTGATGGGCCTGGACGCCGCGGCCGCCCAGCTGGCCGACAAGATCAAGCCCCTGGTGGCCGTGTCCACGGCTGCGGGCGGCGGCTCGGACCGCATTGTCGAAGTGGACGTCGAAGGCAATTCCATTCTCGACAAGGAAGTGGTCATCCTCAAGGTCAAAAGCCAGGTCAACCAGGCCTATGATCCCAAGACCGTCAACGACGACGTCAAAAAGCTCTTCGACATGGGCTATTTCGACGACGTCCAGGTGCGTCTGGACAACGTGGCCGGCGGCAAGCGCCTGACCTTTGTGGTCAAGGAAAAGCCGCGCATCCAGGCCATCGGCGTCACCGGCAACGGCGACGTGAAAAAAGACGACATCCTGGAAGCCATGAGCACCAAGGCCGGCGGCGTGCTCAACCTCAAGGTCCTGGCCGACGACCTCGGCAAGATCCGCGAGCTCTACAGCAAAAAAGGCTACTACAAGACCGAAGTCACCTACGAGTTGGAACAGACCGATCCCCGCATCGCCCGGCTCAACATCGTGATCAAGGAGCCCAAAAAGCTCTATATCAAGGAAGTCAAGATCGAAGGGGCCAAGCAGATCAGCGCTGGCGATCTCCAGGACGAGCTGGCCACTTCCACCCGCCACTTCTGGTCCTGGGTGACCGGCTCGGGCGTGCTCAAGGAAGAAATGCTGGAGCGCGACGCCGCCGCCCTGGAATCCTATTACGCCAACCGCGGCTTCGTTGACGCCCGGGTCGGCCAGCCCGAGGTCATCTACGGCGACGACGGCATCACCGTCATCTTCCGGGTTGAGGAAGGCGACCGCTACAAGGTCGGTTCCGTGGCCTTCTCCGGCGACCTGCTGTTTGACCAGCCCAAGCTCATGGACCGGGTCAAGCTCGACGAGCTCTCCGGCAAGGGCGAATACTTCAACCGGTCGGTGGTGCGCGACGATTTGAACGCCTTGGCCGAACTCTACGCCGACGACGGTTACGCCTTTGCCGAAGCCGACGTCGACATGCAAAAGCACGCCGACACCAAGACCATCGACATCACCTACATGATCGCCAAGGGCCGCAAGGTCTATGTGCGCCGGGTGACCATCGAGGGCAACGACAAGACCCGCGACAACGTCATCCGCCGCGAGGTCAAGCTGGCCGACGGCGACATGTTCTCGGGCTCCAAGCTGCGCCGCTCCAACGAGCGCCTGGACAAGCTCGAATACTTCGAAAAGATCGACATCGAGACCGTGCCCACCGACAACCCGGGCGAAGTGGACATCAAAGTCAAGGTGAAGGACAAGAACACCGGCTCCATCAGCCTCGGCGCCGGCTATTCCACCTCCGACAGCGTGTTCTTCGGCGGCTCCGTCGAGGAGAAAAACCTCTTCGGCAAGGGCTACCACGCCAAGTTCCAGGGCATGTTCAGCGGCAAGTCCAGCCGCGGCATCCTGTCGTTCACCAACCCCTACGTCTACGACACCAACCTGTCCGTGGGCGCCGACATCTACCAGGTCTACCGCGCCTACGACGACTTCAAGAAATCGACCTCCGGCGCCAAGCTGCGCTTTGCCTACCCCTTGGGCGAATACACGATCCTGTCGTGGGACTACCGCCTGGACCACTACCACATCTACCACACCAACCCCTGGGCTTCGAGCGTCATCACCGAGTCCGCCGGCTGGCACTGGTCGAGTTCGGTCTTCGCCTCCATCGACCGCGACACCGTGGACAGCGCCACCAAGCCCACCAAGGGCACCAAGAACACCCTGTCGCTGGAATACGCCGGCGGCGTGGTCGGCGGCGACGACGCCTTCGTCAAGCCCATGTTCACCTCCAACTTCTTCTACCCGCTGCCCCTGGATCTCGTCTTCCACTGGCGCGGCCAGGCCGGCGTGCTCCTGCCCAACGCCGGCGGCGACATCCCGGTCTACGAACGCTTCTACCTCGGCGGCATCAACAACGTCCGCGGCTACGAGCTGGACAAGATCTCGCCCAAGGACCCCTGGACCGGCGAGCGCATCGGCGGCAAGGCGGAGTTTTTCACCAACTTCGAAACCATCTTCCCCATCAGCAAGTCCAACGGCCTGTTCGGCGTGGCCTTCTTCGACGCCGGCAACTCCTGGCGCGAATACGACCAGGTCTGCTGGGACTTCTACCGGGCCGTGGGCGCCGGCGTGCGCTGGTACTCGCCCCTGGGCCTGATCCGGGTGGAATACGGCTACGGTCTCGACGCCGACAAACACAATCTGCAGCCGTCCCAGATCGGCTTCTCCATGGGACAGACCTTCTAG
- a CDS encoding ABC transporter ATP-binding protein has protein sequence MTEPLLYELRQLRKVYQGPAEEVTVLSGLDFVIAKGDSLAILGSSGSGKSTLLHLLGALDRPTSGQILFNGRDLAGLGPVEAAALRNRDIGFVFQFHHLLPEFTALENVAMPALIAGMERKEAFARARASLSLVGLDERVEHRVTTLSGGERQRAAIARAVLLRPSVLLADEPTGNLDEATGGRVGDMLARLNADLGMTLVVVTHNHNLAALMGRRLELQGGELYARNETNRS, from the coding sequence ATGACTGAGCCGCTGCTCTACGAACTGCGCCAGCTGCGCAAGGTCTACCAGGGCCCGGCCGAGGAAGTGACGGTGCTCTCGGGTCTCGATTTCGTCATTGCCAAGGGCGATTCGCTGGCGATTTTAGGGTCTTCCGGCTCGGGCAAGTCCACCTTGCTGCATCTTTTGGGGGCCTTGGACCGGCCGACGTCGGGGCAGATCCTGTTTAACGGCCGGGACTTGGCCGGGCTGGGGCCGGTGGAGGCGGCGGCGCTGCGCAACCGGGACATCGGTTTCGTGTTCCAGTTCCACCACCTGCTGCCGGAATTCACCGCCCTGGAAAACGTGGCCATGCCGGCGCTCATTGCCGGCATGGAAAGAAAAGAAGCTTTTGCGCGGGCCAGGGCATCTTTGTCGCTCGTGGGACTTGATGAAAGGGTGGAACACAGGGTAACAACCCTTTCCGGGGGAGAGAGGCAGAGGGCGGCTATCGCCCGTGCTGTCTTGTTGCGGCCATCCGTTCTGTTGGCCGATGAACCCACCGGCAATCTTGACGAAGCCACAGGCGGCCGGGTCGGCGATATGCTCGCCCGCCTCAACGCCGATCTGGGCATGACGTTGGTTGTGGTTACCCACAACCATAACCTGGCCGCTCTCATGGGCCGGAGACTGGAGCTGCAGGGTGGAGAACTCTATGCGCGGAATGAAACGAATCGGTCTTAA
- a CDS encoding lipoprotein-releasing ABC transporter permease subunit, whose protein sequence is MSFELFVARRYLTARQKQAFISVISLISVLGVGLGVASLIVVVGVMHGFSTELRDKILGINAHMVAAVAGGAMHDYRELMGKAEAVPGVLGATPFVYTEVMLSSARGVKGVVLRGVDPASAGKVLALPKEMIVGSLDDLEIPGPFPGIVLGRELADRLGLIVGETVNLMSPAGKESAAGFSPKVKTFVLRGLFKSGMYEYDSTLAYVTIPAAQELLGFKRDIATGLELKVADVDAVDALAPKVRAALGGPPLFVRTWIDMNGNLFKALHLEKTAMFVILVMIVVVGCFSIITTLIMLVMEKTRDIAILMSMGATPAAIRKIFMLQGIIIGVVGTALGYALGLGVALALEKYQFIKIPGDVYPMDHLPVRLDWSDMVIIGVTALALCFLATMYPARQAARLSPVEALRHD, encoded by the coding sequence ATGAGTTTCGAACTCTTCGTCGCCAGGCGCTACCTGACGGCCCGCCAAAAGCAGGCGTTTATTTCCGTCATCTCGCTCATCTCGGTGCTCGGGGTGGGCCTTGGCGTGGCCTCGCTTATTGTCGTGGTCGGGGTGATGCACGGCTTTTCCACGGAGCTGCGCGACAAGATCCTGGGCATCAACGCCCACATGGTGGCGGCCGTGGCCGGCGGAGCCATGCACGACTACCGCGAGCTCATGGGCAAGGCCGAGGCCGTGCCCGGAGTCCTTGGCGCCACGCCCTTTGTCTATACCGAAGTCATGCTGTCCAGTGCGCGCGGGGTCAAGGGAGTGGTCCTTCGCGGCGTGGACCCGGCTTCGGCCGGCAAGGTGCTGGCCCTGCCCAAGGAAATGATCGTCGGCAGCCTGGACGACCTGGAAATTCCGGGACCGTTTCCGGGCATCGTGCTGGGGCGCGAGCTGGCCGACCGGCTGGGCCTGATCGTCGGCGAGACGGTCAACCTCATGTCCCCGGCCGGCAAGGAAAGCGCCGCCGGATTCTCGCCCAAGGTCAAGACCTTCGTGCTGCGCGGGCTTTTCAAATCCGGCATGTACGAATACGACTCGACCCTGGCCTACGTCACCATCCCGGCCGCCCAGGAACTTCTGGGATTTAAGCGCGACATCGCCACCGGCCTGGAGCTCAAGGTCGCCGACGTGGACGCCGTGGACGCGCTGGCCCCCAAGGTCCGGGCGGCGCTGGGCGGACCGCCGCTTTTCGTGCGCACCTGGATCGACATGAACGGCAACCTGTTCAAGGCGCTGCATCTCGAAAAAACGGCCATGTTCGTGATTCTCGTCATGATCGTGGTGGTGGGCTGCTTTTCCATCATCACCACGCTGATCATGCTCGTCATGGAAAAAACCCGCGACATCGCCATCCTCATGTCCATGGGGGCCACGCCGGCCGCCATCCGCAAGATCTTCATGCTTCAGGGCATCATCATCGGGGTCGTGGGAACCGCCCTGGGCTATGCCCTTGGCCTGGGCGTGGCCCTGGCCCTGGAAAAATACCAGTTCATCAAGATTCCCGGCGACGTCTACCCCATGGACCACTTGCCGGTGCGTCTGGATTGGTCGGACATGGTCATCATCGGCGTCACGGCCCTGGCCCTGTGTTTCCTGGCCACCATGTATCCGGCCCGCCAGGCGGCGCGCCTGAGTCCCGTGGAGGCCCTGCGCCATGACTGA